One region of Candidatus Neomarinimicrobiota bacterium genomic DNA includes:
- a CDS encoding RluA family pseudouridine synthase, giving the protein MSKKILSASGGENTRLDIYLTLILPDLSRTQIQNMIRDGLVLVNDQPSKSGLKLDGSESIEYSLPEKEPELNYIEPEEIPLDILFEDEDIIAINKPAGMVVHPGVGNKSGTLVNALAFHFDNLSDINGNLRPGIVHRLDEYTTGVILVAKHNKAHAHLASQFENRSVQKEYVGVTWGHWKDSEGSIDGAIKRKRSDPTTYQIDESGRQALTHYKTVNQGSILSEVKFFPKTGRTHQIRVHSASMNHPIFGDEKYGGSLSKAKGFIPEVTSTLRQLFKGINRHALHARKISFQHPSSGESIQIEASIPDDIKTLIQGFDLIHG; this is encoded by the coding sequence GTGAAAATACCCGCCTTGATATTTACCTTACTTTAATTCTCCCCGATCTAAGTCGGACTCAAATCCAAAATATGATTCGAGACGGATTGGTATTGGTGAATGATCAACCATCTAAATCGGGATTAAAATTGGATGGGAGCGAGTCGATTGAATATTCGCTTCCTGAAAAAGAACCTGAACTAAACTATATTGAACCGGAAGAAATTCCTTTGGATATTCTATTTGAAGATGAGGATATCATCGCCATCAACAAACCGGCGGGTATGGTGGTTCATCCCGGCGTTGGAAATAAATCCGGCACCTTGGTAAATGCACTGGCATTTCATTTTGATAATTTATCGGATATTAATGGAAACCTCCGTCCGGGGATTGTTCACCGCCTTGATGAGTATACTACTGGTGTAATTTTAGTAGCAAAGCATAATAAGGCACATGCGCACTTGGCTTCTCAGTTTGAAAACAGGAGCGTTCAAAAAGAATATGTGGGCGTTACATGGGGACATTGGAAGGATTCAGAAGGCTCGATTGACGGTGCAATAAAACGAAAACGCAGCGATCCAACTACTTACCAAATTGATGAATCGGGAAGGCAGGCTTTGACCCACTACAAAACAGTTAATCAGGGGTCAATTTTGAGTGAAGTAAAATTTTTCCCAAAAACTGGACGGACTCATCAAATACGCGTACATTCTGCCAGTATGAATCATCCAATATTCGGAGATGAAAAATATGGGGGCAGTTTAAGTAAAGCCAAAGGATTTATTCCTGAGGTCACAAGTACGCTCCGTCAATTATTCAAGGGGATTAACCGTCATGCCCTCCATGCGCGAAAAATATCTTTTCAGCATCCTTCCTCTGGTGAAAGTATTCAAATTGAAGCGTCGATTCCAGATGATATAAAAACACTTATTCAAGGATTCGATTTGATCCATGGATAA
- a CDS encoding tyrosine recombinase XerC, translated as MDNFDMILDDFYSYLEKERGCSSHTLRAYKNDLNRFTLFLTNKIENISGLQDVDRHTIREFLGFEFDAQLSSKTVARRLASIKSFFKYLMRSEQIENNPAIHVKSPKIPQSLPNFIDEKVIDALMESPDDNTAMGMRDRAILELFYSTGIRLSELIALNIGSVDAVRQLIKVHGKGDKERLIPFGNRAKFWLENYLKNRALSFSSTPQKIPLFVNAKEKRVPTSTVQRRIRNYIKFVAEGKRLGPHILRHSFATHMMDKGADIRAVKDLLGHSSLSSTQVYTHIQPEKMKKIYSQAHPHGSK; from the coding sequence ATGGATAATTTTGACATGATATTAGATGATTTTTACTCCTACCTGGAAAAAGAACGAGGATGCTCATCCCACACACTGCGTGCCTACAAAAATGATTTGAATCGGTTCACATTATTTCTTACCAATAAAATTGAAAACATATCCGGACTTCAAGATGTGGATCGCCATACCATAAGGGAATTTTTAGGATTTGAATTCGATGCACAATTATCAAGTAAAACAGTCGCGCGACGGTTGGCTTCCATCAAATCATTTTTTAAATATTTAATGCGATCAGAGCAGATTGAAAATAATCCAGCCATCCATGTAAAATCACCAAAGATTCCCCAGTCATTACCCAATTTTATTGATGAAAAAGTAATCGATGCCTTAATGGAAAGTCCTGATGATAATACGGCCATGGGGATGAGGGATCGTGCCATTTTAGAATTATTCTACAGTACAGGTATTCGGTTAAGTGAATTAATAGCACTGAATATTGGTTCTGTGGACGCGGTTCGACAATTGATAAAAGTTCATGGAAAAGGGGATAAAGAACGGTTGATTCCCTTTGGAAACAGAGCGAAATTTTGGTTAGAAAATTATCTGAAAAATCGAGCCTTGTCATTCAGTTCTACACCTCAAAAAATACCATTGTTTGTAAACGCTAAAGAAAAACGCGTTCCAACTAGTACAGTCCAAAGAAGAATTCGCAACTACATAAAATTTGTAGCAGAAGGGAAACGGTTAGGACCACATATTTTGCGTCATTCTTTCGCGACTCATATGATGGATAAAGGTGCAGATATTCGCGCGGTAAAGGATTTGTTGGGACATAGTAGCTTATCCTCAACGCAGGTATATACACATATACAGCCTGAAAAAATGAAAAAAATATATAGTCAAGCCCACCCCCACGGTAGCAAATAG